A window of the Serratia sarumanii genome harbors these coding sequences:
- the uspA gene encoding universal stress protein UspA, giving the protein MAYKHILIAVDLSPESKILVEKAVSMARPYNAKVSLIHVDVNYSDLYTGLIDVNLGDMQKRISEETHQALTELSQNAGYPITETLSGSGDLAQVLVDAIKKYDMDLVLCGHHQDFWSKLMSSARQLINTVHIDMLIVPLRDEEDE; this is encoded by the coding sequence ATGGCTTACAAACACATACTGATCGCGGTGGACCTATCCCCGGAAAGCAAGATCCTGGTAGAAAAAGCCGTCTCGATGGCGCGGCCGTACAACGCTAAAGTTTCTCTGATCCACGTCGATGTCAACTATTCCGACCTCTATACCGGCCTGATCGACGTCAATCTCGGCGACATGCAAAAACGCATCTCCGAGGAAACCCATCAGGCGCTGACCGAGCTGTCGCAAAACGCCGGCTACCCGATCACCGAGACCCTGAGCGGCAGCGGCGATCTGGCGCAGGTATTGGTCGATGCCATCAAGAAATATGACATGGATCTGGTACTGTGCGGCCACCACCAGGATTTCTGGAGCAAGCTGATGTCTTCCGCTCGCCAGCTGATCAATACCGTGCACATCGATATGCTGATCGTGCCGCTGCGCGATGAAGAAGACGAATAA
- a CDS encoding autoinducer 2 ABC transporter substrate-binding protein, which produces MKFNLALLNACVVSACMLSTTPVFAADKYEIAVVAKVTGIPWFNRMEVGVNEAAKKLDVNAYQTGPSTPDPAAQVKVIEDLIAKNVNAIIVVPNDAKVLEPVLKKARDKGIVVLTHESPDQQIGQWDIETIDSEKYAQANVDELAKDMGGKGGYAIYVGSLTVPLHNAWADSAIKYQKEKYPDMFEVTSRLPVAESIDKSYATTLDLMKTYPQMKGIIGFGSLGPIGAGQAVAKKRAKDKIAVVGIAMPAQAAPYLMRGDIKKALLWDPKDAGYALVTVADQLLQGKEVNKDLAIEGLGKADVDMEHKVIRFNKILEVTKDNAQSLGF; this is translated from the coding sequence ATGAAATTTAACCTCGCATTATTAAATGCATGTGTGGTTTCTGCGTGCATGTTATCGACAACACCTGTGTTCGCCGCTGATAAATATGAGATTGCCGTAGTCGCCAAAGTGACCGGCATTCCGTGGTTCAACCGCATGGAAGTGGGCGTCAACGAAGCGGCGAAAAAACTCGACGTCAACGCCTACCAGACCGGCCCTTCTACCCCGGATCCGGCCGCGCAGGTCAAGGTGATTGAGGATCTGATCGCCAAGAACGTCAACGCCATCATCGTGGTGCCGAACGACGCCAAGGTGCTGGAGCCGGTGCTGAAAAAAGCGCGCGACAAAGGCATCGTGGTGCTGACCCATGAATCCCCGGACCAGCAGATCGGCCAGTGGGACATCGAGACCATCGACAGCGAGAAATACGCGCAGGCCAACGTCGATGAGCTGGCGAAAGACATGGGCGGCAAAGGCGGCTACGCGATCTACGTCGGCTCGCTGACCGTGCCGCTGCACAACGCCTGGGCCGATTCCGCCATCAAATACCAGAAAGAAAAATACCCGGACATGTTTGAAGTCACCTCACGCTTGCCGGTGGCGGAAAGCATCGACAAATCCTACGCCACCACGCTGGATCTGATGAAAACCTATCCGCAGATGAAGGGCATCATCGGCTTCGGCTCGCTCGGCCCGATCGGCGCCGGCCAGGCGGTGGCCAAGAAACGCGCCAAGGACAAGATCGCGGTGGTGGGCATCGCCATGCCGGCGCAGGCCGCCCCTTACCTGATGCGCGGCGACATCAAAAAAGCGCTGCTGTGGGATCCGAAAGACGCCGGCTATGCGCTGGTGACGGTGGCCGACCAGCTGCTGCAGGGCAAGGAAGTGAACAAGGATCTGGCGATCGAGGGCCTCGGCAAGGCCGACGTCGATATGGAACACAAAGTGATTCGGTTTAACAAGATTTTGGAAGTCACCAAAGACAACGCCCAATCGCTTGGATTCTGA
- a CDS encoding LysR family transcriptional regulator, protein MDRFNQYRVFVQVAEMGSFIRAAHVLEVPRASVSAAVQQLETQLGVRLLHRTTRQVRLTADGEQLLERLRPLLAEVEDIDQSFQASQRQASGRLSVDVPSRIARRLIAPALPSLLRRHPHLQLVLGSADRAIDLVQEGVDCAVRVGDLHDSSLVMRPLGHIALINCASPAYLSEFGHPLQPADLAEGHRSIGYASPKTGRESPWEYLTDDGHTQRLELPSRVVVNNAESYIACCRAGLGLMQIPRYDVQHLLDAGELVEVLPAYRAASMPIALIYPHRRQRSRRLAVFHEWFESLLQPHLER, encoded by the coding sequence ATGGACAGATTCAATCAATACCGCGTATTCGTGCAGGTGGCGGAGATGGGCAGCTTTATCCGCGCAGCCCATGTGCTGGAGGTGCCGCGCGCCTCGGTGTCCGCCGCCGTGCAACAGCTGGAAACGCAGTTGGGCGTGCGCCTGCTGCACCGCACCACGCGGCAGGTGCGGCTGACCGCCGACGGCGAACAGCTGCTCGAGCGGCTGCGCCCGCTGCTGGCCGAGGTGGAGGATATCGATCAGTCGTTTCAGGCCAGCCAGCGCCAGGCCTCCGGGCGGCTCAGCGTCGACGTGCCGAGCCGCATCGCCCGCCGGCTGATCGCGCCGGCGCTGCCCAGCCTGCTGCGGCGCCATCCCCACCTGCAGCTGGTGCTCGGCTCCGCCGATCGCGCCATCGATCTGGTGCAGGAAGGGGTCGACTGCGCGGTGCGCGTCGGCGATCTGCACGACAGCAGCCTGGTGATGCGCCCGCTCGGCCATATCGCGCTGATCAACTGCGCCAGCCCCGCCTACCTGAGCGAATTCGGCCATCCGCTTCAGCCCGCCGATCTTGCCGAGGGGCACAGGAGCATCGGTTACGCCTCGCCCAAAACCGGCCGCGAATCCCCCTGGGAATACCTGACCGACGACGGCCATACCCAGCGGCTCGAACTGCCCAGCCGGGTGGTGGTCAACAACGCCGAGAGCTATATCGCCTGCTGCCGCGCCGGGCTGGGGCTGATGCAAATCCCGCGCTACGACGTGCAACACCTGCTCGACGCCGGTGAACTGGTGGAAGTCCTGCCCGCTTACCGCGCCGCCTCCATGCCGATCGCCCTGATCTATCCCCATCGTCGCCAGCGCTCACGCCGCCTGGCGGTGTTTCACGAATGGTTTGAAAGCCTGCTGCAGCCGCATCTGGAGCGCTGA
- a CDS encoding monovalent cation:proton antiporter-2 (CPA2) family protein, with the protein MSESAGDLLNVVTLLGAAVVAVPLFKRLGLGSVLGYLAAGLAIGPFGFGLFNDAQTILHTAELGVVMFLFIIGLEMRPSHLWNMRRDIFGLGSLQVLSCGLLLTAIGMAFGFSLAISFICGMGFVLTSTAIVMQLLGERGDIASPRGQKIVAVLLFEDLMIVPLLALVAFIAPAGSSTPVSGSAWGGIAIAAGALAALVAAGIWLLNPLFRILAHAKAREVMTAAALLVVLGAALLMQLGGLSMAMGAFLAGVLLSESTFRHQLEADIEPFRGLLLGLFFLGVGMSLDLAVVARNWPLIVSGVLAMMFIKGLCIYCVARLTKSSHGDALDRAVLMAQGGEFAFVLFAAALANQVLPAEANANMTAVVVLSMALTPLAVLIHQRLRVSSDASLDGTEQPTGLTNSVLIVGFGRFGQIVSQHVLAMGADIAIIDREPQVARDAQDFGFKVYYGDGARMDVLHAAGAGHARAILVCIDDPQAATQIVEHAKTHFPQARVLARAHDREHAIALIKANVDYQIRVTLESAMSFGHEAMLALGSDPETAADLMAELRRKDAERLAMEVSGGIYAGTSMILGNAPTKAKKE; encoded by the coding sequence ATGTCTGAAAGCGCCGGCGACCTGCTCAACGTGGTGACGCTACTCGGCGCCGCCGTGGTGGCCGTGCCGCTGTTCAAGCGCTTGGGGCTGGGCTCGGTGCTGGGTTATCTGGCAGCCGGTTTGGCGATTGGGCCGTTCGGCTTTGGTTTGTTCAACGATGCGCAGACCATCCTGCACACCGCCGAGCTTGGGGTGGTGATGTTTCTCTTCATCATCGGCCTGGAGATGCGGCCTTCTCATCTGTGGAACATGCGGCGCGATATTTTCGGCCTGGGCAGCCTGCAGGTATTGAGCTGCGGGCTGCTGCTCACCGCCATCGGCATGGCCTTCGGCTTTTCATTGGCCATCTCCTTCATCTGCGGCATGGGATTCGTGCTGACGTCTACCGCCATCGTCATGCAACTGTTGGGCGAGCGCGGCGACATCGCCAGCCCGCGCGGTCAGAAAATCGTCGCCGTATTGCTGTTTGAAGATCTGATGATTGTCCCGCTGCTGGCGCTGGTGGCGTTCATCGCGCCGGCCGGTTCATCGACGCCGGTATCCGGTTCCGCCTGGGGCGGCATCGCCATCGCCGCCGGTGCGCTGGCCGCGCTGGTGGCGGCCGGCATCTGGCTGCTGAACCCGCTGTTTCGCATTCTGGCGCACGCCAAAGCGCGCGAAGTGATGACCGCAGCCGCGCTGCTGGTAGTGCTTGGCGCCGCTTTGCTGATGCAGCTGGGTGGCCTCTCCATGGCCATGGGCGCCTTTTTGGCCGGCGTGCTGCTGTCGGAATCGACGTTCCGCCATCAGCTCGAAGCCGACATCGAGCCCTTTCGCGGTCTGCTTTTGGGGCTGTTCTTCCTCGGCGTCGGCATGTCTCTCGATCTGGCCGTGGTGGCGCGCAACTGGCCGCTGATCGTCAGCGGCGTGCTGGCGATGATGTTCATCAAAGGCCTGTGTATTTACTGCGTGGCCCGGTTGACGAAAAGCTCGCACGGTGATGCTCTCGACCGCGCCGTACTCATGGCGCAAGGGGGAGAATTTGCGTTTGTGCTGTTCGCCGCTGCGCTGGCCAATCAGGTGCTGCCTGCGGAAGCCAACGCCAACATGACCGCCGTCGTGGTGCTGTCGATGGCTTTGACACCGCTGGCGGTGTTGATCCACCAACGCCTGCGCGTCTCGTCCGACGCCTCGTTGGACGGCACGGAACAGCCCACCGGCTTGACCAACAGCGTGCTGATCGTCGGGTTCGGCCGTTTTGGTCAGATCGTCAGCCAGCACGTTTTGGCGATGGGCGCCGATATCGCCATTATCGACCGCGAACCCCAGGTTGCCCGCGACGCGCAAGACTTCGGCTTCAAAGTTTACTATGGCGACGGTGCGCGCATGGATGTGCTGCATGCGGCGGGCGCCGGCCACGCCCGCGCCATCTTGGTCTGCATTGACGATCCGCAAGCCGCCACGCAGATTGTCGAACACGCCAAAACCCACTTCCCGCAGGCCCGCGTGCTGGCTCGCGCTCATGACCGCGAACATGCCATCGCGCTGATCAAGGCCAATGTGGATTACCAAATTCGCGTCACCTTAGAGTCCGCCATGTCTTTCGGGCATGAAGCTATGTTGGCGTTGGGCTCCGATCCGGAAACCGCGGCGGATCTGATGGCCGAGCTGCGGCGCAAGGATGCCGAACGGTTGGCGATGGAGGTGTCCGGCGGCATTTACGCCGGTACATCGATGATTTTGGGCAATGCGCCGACCAAGGCGAAGAAGGAATGA
- a CDS encoding DUF924 family protein — translation MPTLFRRRSDALAADNQTADEVVRFWRDAGAEQWFRQDPRFDQRFRARFLGLHLAAARRERDDWLKTPESALALMILLDQFPRNAFRNTAHMYATDPLARRFARIAIAANYMQAVEPSLRLFFCLPFAHSENLADQDLSVALNAQLGPAERAHAEGHRDIIRRFGRFPHRNQLLLRDTTTQEQAFLEQGGFAG, via the coding sequence ATGCCGACCCTTTTCCGCCGGCGCAGCGATGCGCTCGCGGCCGATAATCAAACGGCCGATGAGGTGGTGCGGTTTTGGCGAGACGCCGGCGCAGAGCAATGGTTCCGGCAGGATCCGCGCTTCGACCAACGCTTTCGCGCGCGCTTTTTGGGCCTGCATCTGGCGGCGGCCCGGCGTGAACGCGACGACTGGCTTAAGACGCCGGAAAGCGCGCTGGCGCTGATGATCCTGCTCGACCAATTTCCGCGCAACGCTTTTCGCAACACCGCCCACATGTACGCCACCGATCCGCTGGCGCGCCGCTTCGCCCGCATCGCCATTGCGGCGAACTACATGCAGGCCGTCGAGCCTTCGCTGCGCCTGTTTTTTTGCCTGCCGTTCGCCCACTCGGAAAATCTCGCCGATCAGGATCTTTCCGTGGCGCTAAACGCTCAACTGGGGCCGGCTGAACGCGCGCACGCCGAGGGACACCGCGATATCATCCGCCGTTTCGGTCGTTTCCCACATCGCAATCAGCTGCTGTTGCGCGATACTACCACGCAGGAGCAAGCCTTCCTGGAGCAAGGAGGGTTTGCCGGATAA
- a CDS encoding sugar ABC transporter ATP-binding protein has protein sequence MTASPAFITLENISKRFPGVLALDQINLTLNIGEVHCLAGQNGCGKSTIIKIISGVYQPEKGANISLEGKLFHALTPQLSGYYGIQVIYQDLSLFPNLTVAENIAIHRYLPGGRFWVRKRVMRQTALDAMARVGIRIDPDKKVEKLSIADRQLVAICRAIAAEARLVIMDEPTASLTRQEVDGLLRVVNELKAAGICVVFVSHRLDEVMEVADRISVMRDGKLVGTWPASELDSHELAFLMTGQRFHYSPLPPLPPAEQAPLLEVRNLSRGEKYRNVNLALRGGEIVSIVGLLGAGRTELCLSLFGMTRPDSGEIRIEGQAVQLHNNREAVRHGIGYVSEDRLTQGLIMEQSIYDNTIVTVFDRLHTSLGLLDHAKATELVNRLIRDLNIKVSDSALPVKTLSGGNAQRIAIAKWVATQPKILILDSPTVGVDIANKEGIYQIARDLAQLGMAVLMICDEIPEAYYNSHRVMVMRKGELIAEFAPHQSTEQQIAEVVNG, from the coding sequence ATGACAGCCTCCCCCGCATTTATCACCCTGGAGAATATCAGCAAGCGATTCCCAGGCGTGCTGGCATTAGACCAGATCAACCTGACGCTCAATATTGGCGAAGTGCACTGCCTGGCCGGGCAAAACGGCTGCGGCAAAAGCACCATCATTAAAATCATCTCCGGCGTCTATCAGCCGGAAAAAGGCGCCAACATTTCGCTTGAAGGCAAACTCTTCCACGCCCTGACGCCGCAGCTGTCCGGTTATTACGGCATACAGGTGATCTACCAGGACCTGTCGCTGTTCCCCAATCTGACGGTGGCGGAGAACATCGCCATCCACCGTTACCTGCCCGGCGGCCGTTTCTGGGTGCGCAAGCGGGTGATGCGCCAGACGGCGCTCGACGCCATGGCGCGGGTCGGCATACGCATCGATCCCGATAAAAAGGTGGAAAAACTGTCGATCGCCGATCGGCAACTGGTGGCGATTTGCCGCGCCATCGCCGCCGAGGCGCGGTTGGTTATCATGGACGAACCGACCGCCTCGCTGACCCGCCAGGAGGTCGACGGCCTGCTGCGGGTGGTCAACGAGCTGAAGGCGGCCGGCATCTGCGTGGTATTCGTCAGCCACAGATTGGATGAAGTGATGGAAGTCGCCGATCGCATCAGCGTGATGCGCGACGGCAAGCTGGTGGGCACCTGGCCGGCCAGCGAACTGGACAGCCACGAACTGGCGTTCCTGATGACCGGCCAACGCTTCCACTACAGCCCGCTGCCGCCGCTGCCGCCGGCTGAACAGGCGCCGCTGCTCGAGGTACGCAACCTCAGCCGCGGCGAGAAATACCGCAACGTCAATCTGGCGCTGCGCGGCGGCGAGATCGTCTCGATCGTCGGCCTGCTCGGCGCCGGCCGCACCGAACTGTGCCTCAGCCTGTTCGGCATGACGCGGCCGGACAGCGGCGAGATCCGCATCGAGGGCCAGGCGGTGCAGCTGCACAACAACCGCGAAGCGGTGCGCCACGGCATCGGCTATGTGTCGGAGGATCGTCTGACGCAGGGGTTGATCATGGAGCAATCGATCTACGACAACACCATCGTCACCGTCTTCGATCGGCTGCATACCTCGCTCGGGCTGCTGGATCACGCCAAAGCGACCGAGCTGGTCAACCGGCTGATCCGCGATCTGAACATCAAGGTGTCCGACAGCGCATTGCCGGTGAAAACCCTGTCCGGCGGCAACGCCCAGCGCATCGCCATCGCCAAGTGGGTGGCGACCCAGCCGAAGATCCTGATCCTCGACTCGCCCACCGTCGGCGTGGACATCGCCAACAAAGAGGGGATCTACCAGATCGCCCGCGATCTGGCGCAGCTGGGCATGGCGGTGCTGATGATCTGCGACGAGATCCCGGAAGCCTATTACAACAGCCATCGGGTGATGGTGATGCGCAAGGGCGAGCTGATCGCCGAGTTTGCGCCGCACCAGAGTACCGAGCAACAGATCGCCGAGGTGGTGAATGGATAA
- a CDS encoding ABC transporter permease has product MDKSLLARLAGRHEFYLGLLVLLLAIGLSAGTDEFLTLGNLTDVATSYAILGILACGLFVVLIAGGIDISFPAVTAIAQYVMASWVIQHGGSFPLAFALAIGVGLLLGLVNGFLVYWLKVPAIIITIATLNLFYGLLVYATNGTWLYGFPDWFMNGINWFSFQGADGYDYGLTLPLLCLLATIVVTGVLMNRTRLGRQIYAMGGNRDAASRLGLNLLRLHFCVYGYMGILAGVAAVVQAQITQSVAPNSLLGFELTVLAAVVLGGTSMSGGRGSLTGTLLGVVLLAFLQNGLTLLSVSAYWHQVFSGAIILISISTTAWNEKRKLLKEI; this is encoded by the coding sequence ATGGATAAGTCATTATTGGCCCGCCTGGCCGGGCGGCACGAGTTTTATCTCGGCCTGTTGGTGCTGCTGCTGGCGATCGGCCTGAGCGCCGGCACCGACGAGTTTCTGACGCTCGGCAACCTGACCGACGTCGCCACCAGCTACGCCATTCTCGGCATCCTGGCCTGCGGGCTGTTCGTGGTGCTGATCGCCGGCGGCATCGACATTTCGTTCCCGGCGGTCACCGCCATCGCTCAGTACGTGATGGCCAGCTGGGTGATCCAGCACGGCGGCAGCTTCCCGCTGGCGTTCGCCCTGGCGATTGGCGTTGGCCTGCTGCTCGGGCTGGTGAACGGTTTCCTGGTGTACTGGCTGAAAGTGCCGGCAATCATCATCACCATCGCCACCCTCAACCTGTTCTACGGCCTGCTGGTGTACGCCACCAACGGTACCTGGCTGTACGGCTTTCCGGACTGGTTCATGAACGGCATCAACTGGTTCTCGTTCCAGGGCGCCGACGGCTACGACTACGGCCTGACGCTGCCGCTGCTGTGCCTGTTGGCGACCATCGTCGTCACCGGCGTGCTGATGAACCGCACCCGGCTGGGGCGCCAGATCTACGCCATGGGCGGCAACCGCGACGCGGCGTCGCGCCTGGGGTTGAACCTGCTGCGGCTGCATTTTTGCGTCTACGGCTACATGGGCATTCTGGCCGGCGTCGCGGCGGTGGTGCAGGCGCAGATCACCCAGTCGGTGGCCCCCAACTCGCTGCTCGGCTTCGAGCTGACGGTATTGGCGGCGGTGGTGTTGGGCGGCACCAGCATGAGCGGCGGCCGCGGCTCGTTGACCGGTACCCTGCTCGGCGTGGTGCTGCTGGCCTTCCTGCAAAACGGGCTGACGCTGCTCAGCGTCTCGGCCTATTGGCACCAGGTATTCAGCGGCGCGATCATTTTGATCAGCATCAGCACCACTGCCTGGAACGAAAAACGCAAGCTGCTCAAGGAGATCTGA
- the gdhA gene encoding NADP-specific glutamate dehydrogenase — MEYAVSVESFLSSLQRHNPHQPEYLQAVREVFTSLWPFIERNPRYREQALLERLVEPERVIQFRVSWVDDRGQVQVNRAFRVQFNSAIGPYKGGMRFHPSVNLSILKFLGFEQTFKNALTTLPMGGGKGGSDFDPKGKSQGEIMRFCQALMTELYRHLGPDTDVPAGDIGVGGREVGFMAGMMKKLSNNTACVFTGKGLSFGGSLIRPEATGYGLVYFTDAMLQRHGLGFEGMRVAVSGSGNVAQYTIEKALELDARVITVSDSGGTLVDEDGFTTEKLAHLAEIKNQRYGRVADYARERGLTYLAGQQPWNVPVDIALPCATQNELDLEAAQTLIRNGVKAVAEGANMPTTIQATDAFLDAGVLFAPGKAANAGGVATSGLEMAQNAARIGWRAEKVDVRLQHIMADIHHACVEYGGEGKQTHYVHGANIAGFVKVADAMLAQGVL; from the coding sequence ATGGAATATGCCGTATCGGTAGAGTCTTTCCTGTCCTCGTTACAGCGCCATAACCCCCACCAGCCGGAATATCTGCAGGCGGTGCGCGAAGTCTTCACCTCGCTGTGGCCGTTTATCGAACGCAACCCGCGCTATCGCGAACAGGCTCTGCTGGAGCGCCTGGTGGAGCCCGAGCGCGTCATTCAGTTCCGCGTCAGCTGGGTGGACGATCGCGGCCAGGTGCAGGTCAACCGCGCCTTCCGCGTACAGTTCAACTCGGCCATCGGCCCCTACAAGGGCGGCATGCGCTTCCATCCGTCGGTAAACCTGTCGATCCTGAAATTCCTCGGTTTTGAGCAGACCTTCAAGAACGCGTTGACCACCCTGCCGATGGGCGGCGGCAAAGGCGGCTCCGATTTCGATCCCAAGGGCAAAAGCCAGGGCGAGATCATGCGCTTCTGCCAGGCGCTGATGACCGAGCTGTATCGCCATCTGGGGCCGGACACCGACGTGCCGGCCGGCGACATCGGCGTCGGCGGCCGTGAAGTCGGCTTTATGGCCGGCATGATGAAGAAACTGTCCAACAACACCGCCTGCGTGTTTACCGGCAAGGGTCTCTCCTTCGGCGGCAGCCTGATCCGCCCCGAGGCGACCGGCTACGGCCTGGTGTACTTCACCGATGCCATGCTGCAGCGCCACGGCCTGGGCTTTGAAGGCATGCGGGTGGCGGTGTCCGGCTCCGGCAACGTGGCGCAGTACACCATCGAGAAAGCGCTGGAGCTGGACGCGCGCGTGATCACCGTGTCGGATTCCGGCGGCACCCTGGTGGACGAGGACGGCTTCACCACCGAGAAGCTGGCGCACCTGGCGGAGATCAAAAACCAACGCTACGGCCGGGTGGCGGACTATGCCCGCGAACGCGGCCTGACCTATCTGGCCGGCCAGCAGCCGTGGAACGTGCCGGTGGATATCGCCCTGCCGTGCGCCACCCAGAACGAACTGGATCTCGAGGCGGCGCAGACGCTGATCCGCAACGGGGTGAAGGCGGTAGCGGAAGGCGCCAACATGCCGACCACCATCCAGGCCACCGACGCCTTCCTCGACGCCGGTGTGCTGTTCGCGCCGGGCAAGGCGGCTAACGCCGGCGGCGTGGCCACCTCGGGGCTGGAGATGGCGCAAAACGCCGCGCGCATCGGCTGGCGGGCAGAGAAAGTGGATGTACGTTTACAACATATCATGGCCGATATTCACCACGCCTGCGTGGAATACGGCGGCGAAGGCAAGCAAACCCACTACGTGCACGGCGCGAATATCGCCGGTTTCGTCAAGGTCGCCGACGCCATGCTGGCGCAGGGCGTGCTGTAA
- a CDS encoding ABC transporter permease, whose translation MTQLTRLIPNDRIIRLQGAIIIAVALLFAGLLGSRFFSLGNFQSIASQLPILGLLALGMGITMLTGGINLSIIAGANACSLVMAAIIVSHPDQPLFLALALVAGLLVAVAIGALNGALVAWIGVSPILASLGTMTLITGLNILLSNGAVISGFPAAIQFLGNGAVLGVPVALILFLLVAAGLWLLLEHTTLGRSLYLIGSNEQATRFSGVNTARVQVAVYILSALLGWGAALLMMAKFNSAKAGYGESYLLVTILASVLGGINPDGGFGRILGLVLALIVLQMLESGLNLLGVSSYLTMALWGGVLILFIALQNRKA comes from the coding sequence ATGACGCAGTTAACTCGGTTGATCCCAAACGATCGGATCATTCGCCTGCAGGGCGCGATCATCATCGCGGTGGCGCTGCTGTTCGCCGGGCTGCTCGGATCGCGCTTCTTCAGCCTCGGCAACTTCCAGTCGATCGCCTCGCAGCTGCCGATCCTCGGCCTGCTGGCGCTCGGCATGGGCATCACCATGCTGACCGGCGGCATCAACCTGTCGATTATCGCCGGCGCCAACGCCTGTTCGCTGGTGATGGCGGCAATCATCGTCAGCCACCCTGACCAGCCGCTGTTCCTGGCGCTGGCGCTGGTGGCCGGCCTGCTGGTGGCGGTGGCGATCGGCGCGCTCAACGGCGCGCTGGTGGCCTGGATCGGCGTCTCGCCCATCCTCGCCTCGCTCGGCACCATGACCCTGATCACCGGCCTGAATATTCTGCTGTCCAACGGCGCGGTGATCTCCGGCTTCCCGGCGGCGATTCAATTTCTCGGCAACGGCGCCGTGCTCGGCGTGCCGGTGGCGCTGATCCTGTTCCTGCTGGTGGCGGCCGGGCTGTGGCTGCTGCTGGAGCACACCACGCTGGGGCGCAGCCTGTACCTGATCGGCTCCAACGAGCAGGCCACCCGCTTCAGCGGCGTGAACACCGCGCGGGTGCAGGTAGCGGTGTATATCCTGTCGGCGCTGCTCGGCTGGGGCGCCGCGCTGCTGATGATGGCCAAGTTCAACTCGGCCAAGGCCGGCTACGGCGAATCTTATCTGCTGGTGACCATTCTGGCCTCGGTGCTGGGCGGCATTAACCCGGACGGTGGCTTCGGCCGTATTCTGGGGCTGGTGCTGGCGCTGATCGTGCTGCAAATGTTGGAAAGCGGCCTCAATTTGCTGGGGGTTAGCAGCTACCTGACCATGGCCCTGTGGGGCGGCGTGCTGATCCTGTTTATCGCGTTACAGAATCGAAAAGCCTGA